The genomic segment TCCTCGCACTCGTCGCGGTCGCCGTCGCCGCCATCCTCGTGGGCGACCGCGACTACTCGGGACACGGTACCGATCGGAGTTCACCCGTGTGTTCGCCCCTGGACTTCGCGCCGTCGGCCCTCGCTGGTCTCGGGGCGGCCCTCACCTTCGTCCTCGACGTGGGGTCGGTACAGGACCGGTGGCTGGTCGTCGCGTTCGCGGTCGGACTCTGGGCCGCGCACGGCAGGCGATGGCTCGATTTCGAGGCGCGGAGACTCGCGTTCAGATCCGCCCGGCGCGCTGCGTTGCTCGACCGTCTCACGACGGACGAGGAGACGCTCTCGAAGTTCGCTCTGGGCGACCGGCTCCCGCCCGCGAACCCGACTCCCGGCGCGTGGTTCTACGACAGGTCGAGTACCGCCGTCTTCACCGTCGGCTGGATGGGGAGCGCCGTCTGTTTCGCGGCCGCTCTCGTCGCGGGGGGCGACGGGGGGACGGCGACCGGAGCGGCGAACGGCGTCCTGTCGCTTCTGGCCGTCCTCGCCGTCGCCGTCGCCGTCGCGCTCTCGACGGTACTGCTCGGAGAGTCCGACGATTGAGGAACGGCGGCGTCCGACGGTCGACCGCCCTACCCGAAATCCGGCCAAGGGTTTAAGTTCGACGCGACAGCGAATATAAAAATGCGATGACACGGCCTACTCGCCAGCGGGAGCGAGACAGTGATAGAACACGGTGGCAGGGTGAACGCGAGGAGGACGCTGCCGAAGACGAGGACGATATCGACATCGAGGACATGGACGAGGAGGACCTCGTCCGGACCGGGGACGGTGAACTCATCCACGAACCGACCGGCATCGTCGTCGAGGAAGAACAGATAGACCCCGGTCCGGAGTGGCGGGCGTTCAACCACTCCGAACGCCAGTCGAAGTCCCGCGTCGGCGCGCCGACGACGCAGACGATGCACGACAAGGGACTGACGACGACCATCGACTGGAAGGACAAAGACGCCTACGGTCGGTCTATCTCCTCGCGGAAGCGCTCGCAGATGCACCGCCTCCGCAAGTGGCAGGAACGCATCCGCACGAAGGACGCGGGCGAGCGCAACCTGCAGTTCGCGCTCTCCGAAATCGACCGGATGGCCTCCGCGCTGGGCGTCCCCCGGTCGGTTCGCGAGGTGGCGTCGGTCATCTACCGCCGCGCCCTGAACGAGGACCTCATCCGGGGACGCTCCATCGAGGGCGTCGCCACCTCCGCGCTCTACGCCGCCTGTCGGAAGGAAGGTATCCCCCGTTCGCTCGAGGAGATTTCCGACGTCTCGCGGGTCGAACGGAAGGAGATCGGTCGGACGTACCGCTACATCTCGCAGGAACTCGGCCTCGAGATGAAGCCGGTCGACCCCAAGAAGTACGTCCCGCGGTTCTCCTCGGAACTGGACCTCTCGAAGGAGGTGCAGTCGAAGGCCAACGAGATAATCGAGACGACGGCCGAGAAGGGTCTGCTCTCGGGCAAGTCCCCGACCGGGTACGCCGCCGCCGCCATCTACGCCGCCTCCCTGCTCTGCAACGAGAAGAAGACCCAGCGCGAAGTCGCCGACGTGGCGCAGGTGACCGAAGTCACCATCCGCAACCGGTATCAGGAACAGATCGAAGCGATGGGCATCCACGGCTGACCGACGCCGTTCGAACACCGCTCGCGTTCTCCGCGTCTCTCCGTTCTCCGCGTCTCTCCGTTCTCCGCGTCTCTCCGTTCTCCGCGCCTCTCCGTTGCTCCGTTTTCTCTCTGGCCGGTCTCCGACGCGCACCGACGCCGAACGGTCGCGTCGCCGTCGTTCGGCGCGTCCGCGACAGGTTCAAGCGACTCCCGTCGCTACCTCCGACGAGTAGATGCGCCTCGACGAGTACATGGACATCGCGGCGGAGTCCGACCGCGCGAAGCGTCGCCGCCTCGCCCAGGAGAAGTCCTACGACGTCCTCGACCACCTGGAGACGTTCCAGAACCGGTTCGAGGAGACGGTACAGGGTGACTCGCTGTTCGGGAGCGTCTCCCCGTCCATCTTCGTCGGCCGGTCGAACTACCCGAACGTCTCGACGGGCATCCTCTCGCCCGTCGGCCGCGAGGAAGACGCCGCGAAGTTCGAGACGTCCGCCGGGTGGTACGAGGAGGGCGTCTCCATCGGCGACGTGTTTCAGCGTCGGACGAGTCTCCTGAACTCCAACCGACCGACCGAGGTGCAGAACGTCGACGACGCGTGGGACGGCTTCCTCGGCGTCCAGCGCGAAGTCGCCATCGCCGACCGGCCGGTGAGCGTCGAAATCGGGCTGGACGGCCGCCCGGACGTGGACTTCGACGTGAGTCCCGACGACGTGGGCACGCCCGTCGGCCCGCGCGCCCGCGCCCAGTCGGCGGACCTGGCGGAGAACCCGCACGTCCCCCGGCCCGTCCAGAAGACGCTGGAGGACGACGACTGGAACGCGCAGGGCGCGATGAACTACCTGTACCGGCGCGGGTTCGACGTGTACGACATCAACACCATCCTCTCGGCCGGCGCACTCGGACGCGGCGAGAACCGCCGTCTCGTCCCCACGCGGTGGTCCATCACCGCCGTGGACGACACGGTGGGGCAGTTCCTCCGGGGACGCATCCGGACGAACCCGAGCGTCGACGCCGTCGAGATTCACCGCAACGAGTTCCTCGGCAACGCCTTCTGGGTGATTCTCGCGCCCGGCGACTGGGAGTTCGAGTTGGTCGAGATGAAGGCGCCGGGCAGCGTCTGGAACCCCGACCCGGCGGCGGGGATGTATCTGGCCGCCGACGGCGAGGGGTTCGAGGGGCGGACGGGCTACGTCGAGGAGACGGCGGGCGCGTACCACGCCTCCCGTCTCGGCGTGTTGGAGCATCTCGACGGGCGGGGGCGACAGGCGAAGGTACTCGTCCTCCGCCACGTCTCCGACGACTACTGGGGGCCGGTCGGCGTCTGGCAGGTTCGCGAGTCGGTCAGGGACGCCTTCGACGGCGAACGCGCCGAGGCGGAGACGTTCGCCGCCGCCGTCCGGCAGGTGACGGAGTACCTCCCCGTCACTCTCGGCGACTTGCGCAGGAAGTCCACGATGGCCTCGGGTCTGCAGACGAACCTCGGCGACTTCTCGTGACGTTTCTGACCACCAACAGTTTTCCCGCCGCCCGTCGTCCCCTCCCGCATGGTCCCGTTCGTCCTCCAGTTCGGCGTGCCCGGCGGTGTCGAGATACTGATTCTGTTCCTCGTGTACGGCCTGTTCGGACTCATCCCCGTCGTCGCCGCCCTCGTGGTGGTCTACTACATCTACAAGATTCGACAGGACACGAACCGGATGGCCGAGTCACTCGAACGAATCGCGGAACGACTGTGACTGGTTGCGATTGTGGTGCCATTTCAATATCATGGTCTACCATGGTGTGAAAATATGTACGCGGAGGGCGTCCCTCGATTCGAGATGGACGACCTCTCTCAGGAGTTCGGCATCCTTTCACAACGACGCCGGCTCACCGCTCTCGTCGTTCTGAAGGAGTTCGATAGACCGATGACACTGTCCGAACTCGTCACGGAAGTAGCGGTCAGGGAGTTAGAGGTTCCACGTGACGATATCAGCGACGATCAGCACAGGCAGATACGCTCGTCGTTCCACCACGTCCATCTTCCGAAACTGGTCGACGCCGACCTCGTTCAGTACTCGACGACCGGGGAGATGCTTCGACTGAACGATTCGGCCGCGACCGTCGGTCGAATCATCGACGCCGTCTTCGCGTGACGACGCGCCCCCGAGCGCCGTGTTTTTACTTCGACTCCACTTCCAGCAGTGCGTTCGTCACCAGGGTGACGATGGCCCGCCGCAGGCGTTCGGTCACCGCCTGGTCGGAGACGCCCAGTCTGTCGGCGAGTTCGACCGTGGTGATTCGACGCGGAATGTCGTAGTACCCCTCCTCGACGGCCAAGAGGAGCGTCTCTCGCTGTCGAATCGTGAGGCCGTACCACGGGCCAGCGTCGGGCTTCGTCGGGTTGTAGATGCG from the Halogeometricum rufum genome contains:
- a CDS encoding transcription initiation factor IIB, which encodes MTRPTRQRERDSDRTRWQGEREEDAAEDEDDIDIEDMDEEDLVRTGDGELIHEPTGIVVEEEQIDPGPEWRAFNHSERQSKSRVGAPTTQTMHDKGLTTTIDWKDKDAYGRSISSRKRSQMHRLRKWQERIRTKDAGERNLQFALSEIDRMASALGVPRSVREVASVIYRRALNEDLIRGRSIEGVATSALYAACRKEGIPRSLEEISDVSRVERKEIGRTYRYISQELGLEMKPVDPKKYVPRFSSELDLSKEVQSKANEIIETTAEKGLLSGKSPTGYAAAAIYAASLLCNEKKTQREVADVAQVTEVTIRNRYQEQIEAMGIHG
- the nreA gene encoding DNA repair protein NreA, whose translation is MRLDEYMDIAAESDRAKRRRLAQEKSYDVLDHLETFQNRFEETVQGDSLFGSVSPSIFVGRSNYPNVSTGILSPVGREEDAAKFETSAGWYEEGVSIGDVFQRRTSLLNSNRPTEVQNVDDAWDGFLGVQREVAIADRPVSVEIGLDGRPDVDFDVSPDDVGTPVGPRARAQSADLAENPHVPRPVQKTLEDDDWNAQGAMNYLYRRGFDVYDINTILSAGALGRGENRRLVPTRWSITAVDDTVGQFLRGRIRTNPSVDAVEIHRNEFLGNAFWVILAPGDWEFELVEMKAPGSVWNPDPAAGMYLAADGEGFEGRTGYVEETAGAYHASRLGVLEHLDGRGRQAKVLVLRHVSDDYWGPVGVWQVRESVRDAFDGERAEAETFAAAVRQVTEYLPVTLGDLRRKSTMASGLQTNLGDFS
- a CDS encoding DUF7344 domain-containing protein, which codes for MDDLSQEFGILSQRRRLTALVVLKEFDRPMTLSELVTEVAVRELEVPRDDISDDQHRQIRSSFHHVHLPKLVDADLVQYSTTGEMLRLNDSAATVGRIIDAVFA